One window of Acanthochromis polyacanthus isolate Apoly-LR-REF ecotype Palm Island chromosome 19, KAUST_Apoly_ChrSc, whole genome shotgun sequence genomic DNA carries:
- the LOC127531191 gene encoding dual specificity tyrosine-phosphorylation-regulated kinase 3-like produces the protein MKKLVSHNSKQSNIIDYKGDVFIKNERQLVFEKLDISLAPEIILGLPYSEAIDIWSLGCVMVRMMTSDCLFGTDSEYWTRPTECFGTHFDDAVYQFSSLDEIETVCSETDNLAEADERKECIELLKAMLQWDEKDRITPSGILKHPFITRSYLSSNSPTSSCDEPRPSTSLSITVKPADPENRINLTGLPDEKSDLKSSEHEDSDTAKDIENSKDSDNDEDTQVNKKEQTKTKKKNCFQRIFSWRKKTFCCCCCVQV, from the exons ATGAAAAAGCTCGTGAGCCACAACTCCAAGCAGTCCAACATCATCGACTACAAAGGAGACGTCTTCATCAAAAATGAGCGGCAACTGGTGTTTGAAAAATTGGACATCAGCCT agctccagaaatcatcCTGGGCCTGCCGTATTCTGAGGCCATCGACATTTGGTCATTAGGCTGCGTGATGGTGAGGATGATGACTTCAGATTGTCTCTTCGGAACAGACTCCGAATACTGGaca agaCCTACAGAGTGTTTTGGGACCCATTTTGACGACGCAGTTTACCAGTTCAGCTCTCTGGATGAAATCGAAACG gtgtgctctgagacggacaacctagcagaggctgatgagagaAAGGAGTGCATCGAGCTCCTGAAGGCGATGCTTCAATGGGACGAGAAGGACCgaatcacccccagtggtatcctGAAGCATCCCTTTATCACGAGAAGCTACCTCAGCAGCAActcccccaccagcagttg cgATGAACCGAGACCCTCCACCAGCCTGTCCATCACGGTTAAGCCTGCAGATCCAGAGAACAGAATCaacctgacaggcttgcctGATGAGAAAAGTGACCTGAAGAGCAGTGAACATGAGGACAGTGACACTGCTAAAGACATTGAGAACAGCAAGGACAGTGACAATGATGAAGACACTCAAGTCAATAAGAAGGagcagacaaagacaaagaagaagaactgcttccaGCGCATCTTCTCCTGGAGaaagaagacgttctgctgctgctgctgtgtccaAGTTTAA